The Eubacterium maltosivorans genome includes the window GCCTTATTCTGAATTGCCTGTCAATATCCTTTTACCTGAGCATTTCACCCTTGGAGGATGCAAAACCGGCGATCAAATACTTCATGACAACCTTGACCGTTCCCATGATCGGTACTGCCAGAATCATACCCAGACCGCCAAACATGGCGCCAAAGAAAAAGATAGAAAAAATAATGACAACCGGGTGCAGCCCAACGTTGCCGGACATGAGCGCTGGCGCCAGCAGATTGCCGCACACCACCTGGACAACGGCCATCCAAATCAGGATATAGACCATCTGTATCGGGCTTGACAGAAGCGCCATAACGCAGATCACCACCATTCCCACCGCCGGACCAAAATAAGGGATCATGGTCGTAACCCCCGCAATCACACCGATGACCGGCGCGTAGGGCAGCCCCATAAAGTAAGCGCCCACACCTGTCAGAATCCCGGCGATAATGGACATGAGCCCCTGTCCACGGATAAAGCCGCCGATCACCATATCGATGTCATAAAACATTTTCTTTACCTGATTTCTGGCGTCAATGGGCACCAGATACATGAGGGACTGGGTGAACACCTCCTTGTCCAGCAGGAGGAAAATGGTCACCAGTGGA containing:
- a CDS encoding AI-2E family transporter, with translation MKISPDKKRILMVNTIVVLICILFAVFLWPTFSGMFMPFFMAIILAYLLNPLVRIFERRGFGRGLSVLFVCVIVLLILFGVFMSFVPSLISNIAQMVTNIPSMLQNLQNYSGQISEFIQKYNASDMSKYFNLEQSLSQVAGMFGSMLQGLSNALIANSGQLMNIVIVPLVTIFLLLDKEVFTQSLMYLVPIDARNQVKKMFYDIDMVIGGFIRGQGLMSIIAGILTGVGAYFMGLPYAPVIGVIAGVTTMIPYFGPAVGMVVICVMALLSSPIQMVYILIWMAVVQVVCGNLLAPALMSGNVGLHPVVIIFSIFFFGAMFGGLGMILAVPIMGTVKVVMKYLIAGFASSKGEMLR